The Silene latifolia isolate original U9 population chromosome X, ASM4854445v1, whole genome shotgun sequence genome contains the following window.
CCCGAAAATACTCATTAGCCACCACCGCGACCTCATGCTCCCCCTCTCTCACACGGCCTGAATCATCAACAAGTTTCCCAATAAAATTCTTTCGTTTCCTTTCCCCGGCTCGTGAATGAAAAAATTTTGTATTTCGGTCACCATCCTTGAGCCAGAGAGCACGCGACCGTTGCCTCCAATACTGCTCCTCCTGTTTGTATAAGCTTGCTATCTCAGCGATAAGTTTCTTTTGGATATGTTAAGTTTAGCTCAATCATGCTTATATTCACGGTGAATCAGTTTTGGAACCCAACTCAGGTCATTAATATCTGGCGTGTAATTTGATACTCCCTTCGTCCCGATCAATTGTTGTTCTTTCGTTTTGGCACAGAAACCAATGAATGAGGAAAAGGCCAATAACtgaatgacaagtggaacaaattgaatgaaaatgatcaaattactcatcaaattcattcttaaaatagaaaggacaacaaatgattaaaacacctcaaaatgaaaaatgacaacaaatgatcgggacaaaGGGAGTATTAGTTTGAATTTATTAGGATCGGTTTTACGAGGTTGAATTTGTTATGTAAAATCTAAACCCGTCTTGAAATCTAGCAGCGATGGCATGGGAAATGAATAAAGTCTTTATTATAAAGCCTCGTGACTCAAATTTAATGTCAAAAATTTGTGGCTATGACTTTGTAAcctcacaaattctcattatagacggcgcatatccgtctatagctatagataagccaaatatccacccactttaagcaaAACGGGTCAACTGTCACCACATTAACGTCAAATGTCATCAATGTTATTTTCTAAGCTACAACATGTAGTTTATCACATGGAAATGGTACTGGTGACATTTGGCGTTAAGGTGGTGACATTTGGCCCGTTTTACTTAATGGGTGGATATTTGACATGTCTATAGCTATAGAGGAGATATTCCCGTCTATAATACGCACATTTATTTCATTCAACctgaaaaacaaaacaaaatcaaccttagCCTCGGAAAAAAGTGGCAAAAACTCAACCACAAGATGTTACACAGAAAATCAGTCCAGATAAGTGTGGTAACCACACGTTCAAATACTTGTCATCCGCTTCATATATTTCCACCTAACCATTTCTCAAAAAACAGAACTCTTCTGAAACTGACCAAAATAAACTTGAGTTCAGTATTATTTGGTGGAAACAATGGCTTGTACTATTAGTATTGTGGGTAGCATTAATGGTGTATGGGGTAACAAGCCGTCATTCGGGTCGGTTCAGAATAATAGAAGGATGGTTGTGGTGAAGGCAGAGACTATTAACCCTGAAATTAGGAAAACTGAGGATAAAGTTGTTGATTCTGTTGTTGTTACTGAACTTTCTAAGAACATCACTGCTTACTGCAggttcttttcttcttcttctcttgtaCCCTCAGTATTATTTTAATTCGCTCTTGTTTAACAACTCGTTGTTCTTTTACTTTAAAATACGATCAAATGAAGTGTATTCAGGTGAGACGGTCCTTTTATATAATGTAGATGTATGCAACAATGAATGTAAAAAacgtcttattctataatttgcgTGAATTAATGGTATATGTAAGTGCAGGTGCTGGAGATCAGGGACATTTCCACTGTGTGATGGAAGCCACATGAAGCATAACAAAGCTACCGGCGACAACGTTGGACCTTTGTTGTTGAAGAAGCAGTAATATAATTACTCCATTTTGGTGCTGAATTACCACCAAGTTATTGTGCTTATAGAGACTGTTATTTACCTCTTTCACTTCAGAATAAATCCAATATTTTTCTCATTTATCTGTAGTTACTTCATGTGTGTTTAGAAATAATGCTTTTTTCTAGCTCTATGTACTACAAGCTGCTGAACTACATGTGATGCTAATTAATTATCATCCTCTTCAATTTGTATTTTTCACTCTGTTGTAAACCACTTAAACATATAGGCCCTCTTAAATCAATTAGTCGGTTCTGGCAACCTCGCaactatatactccctcctattcttaataACCCTCCTCTTTCATGGAGGGCACGGGAATTAAGGTAAGGGAGTATATTAGGGCCGGCTTATTAAGCTATGTAAACCCGGCCCTTGTTATGTATAAATACCGTTTATCGATTAATGAGAAGTCAACACAAACCAATTACACAAATATACTCTTTGACATGGTATCAGTGTCAGGGAAACCCTACCCTCGTGTATTCTCTGCCGCCTGATCGAACCTCCACCTCTCACCCTAAACCGTCTTCCTCTTCTCGACAATGACAATAGGAACGGAAGACTCTAACAATTCCAAACAAAAAATCGATCCCTTATCCCCGTTCTCCCTTCATAATCAGGAAGGACCCGGCCAATCCATTACCCATATCAAACTCCGTAGCGACAATTACGAAGAATGGAGTCGTTCAATGCGTCGATCTTTGAAATCAAGGCTCAAGTTCGGTTTTTGTGATGGGTCAATTGCCAAACCAACGAATGATTTTATGCTCGGGCAATGGGAAGTTGTCCCATTTGTCATCGTAGTTCGGTGGATTCTTAATTCCATTGATCCGTCAATTTTGGACAAGTGTTTGATATCGAAGATGCTCGGGTTTTATGGTCGGAATTAGCCGATCAATACTCTGTTGTCGATGGGGCGAAAATTCATGATTTAAAAACACGATTACATGAATGTCGTCAATCTAAAGGTATGACCGTCACAACATATTATGGAAATTTAAAAACCTTGTGGGATGCTCTCGGCTAACGCAGAACCGCCTTTCTCGTGCAACAACACCTGTTGGTTGCGATTGTGGTGTCACTAAAGCCGCTCTTGCTAGACAAGATACGGAGCGGCTCCATCAATTTCTTATGGGATTAGACAAATCCCTCTATGGGACTATTCGAAATCACCAACTTGCTCTTGACCCGCTTCCGACTCTTAGCCGCGCCTATCACGCGGTATTACAGGAGGAACGACTCCTCGTGGGTCCGGTCGTTCAGCGAGTAAATCCCAGAGGTTATGGCATTCACCGTACGAGGCCCCTCTGCCCACGGCCGCCTCGTCAGTGCCCCCGATTGGCGCGCGCTACGTGACGTGAAAGCGACAagaaaaattgaaattgaagtgcTCGTTTTGTACCGCACCAGGACATGAAGTAAATAATTGTTACATAAAGACTCAAAAATTTCCGGAATGGTGGGAGACCGCCCCCATTTTGTTGAAGAAGTTAAGGCCGGGCGTGAGCGATATGCCTCGCGTACTTCCTCGGCCGCGTGAATTTTCTTGGTGGCTCGCGGGTGGTCGGTCCTCCTCTCGGGATCGTCTTAGTGGTATGTCTCCTCATTGGATCATTGACACGGGTGCTTCTCATCACGTAACCGGCGATGATACGTGGTTAGCCGATCCACATCCCATTCCGTCATTCCCGGTTACGCTTCCCAATGGTCAAAGTGTCTCGGCTAATTTAGCCGGCACCGTTCGATTAAATGAATTTCTAGTTTTACGAGATGTTTTATATATTCCTTCTCTTGCTTGTAATCTTTTATCAGTCTCTCAACTGGTAGCTGCAACGGATTGTGTTATCAGTTTTACTAACACTTCTTGTCATATTCAGCACCGTTTTTTGAGGACGAGGATTGGAGTCGGTGAGCAACGAGATGGACTGTATCTGCTCCGTGCGGTGGTTAAACCAACAATACATCGGGTTAGCGttgattcttttgatttgtggcATCGACGGCTTGGTCACCCTTCAAATAAAGTAGTACAATTATTGCCTTGTGTTGGTAATTTACCTTTCAATTCCAATACTGTTTGTGATGTTTGCCATGAAGCAAAACATAGTCGTCATAGTTTTGATTCGAATAATAATAAGGCCTCGACATTTTTTGAATTAAtacattgtgatttatggggtcCATATCGATCTCCGTCTTCCTGTGGCGCAAAGTATTTTTTAACCATTGTGGATGATTATTCTCGAACTGTTTGGGTTTATTTACTCCTCGATAAAAAGGAGGTTACCGATATGTTTTTACAATTCTTTGCTATGGTCAAAACGCAATTCTCAGCCGTAGTAAAGCAAGTACAATCAGATAATGGGACGGAATTCTTTAATATGGCCAGTTTTTTTCGGCAACATGGAATTTTATTTCGTACCTCATGCGTTGGTACTCCTCAGCAGAATGGGCGGGTTGAGAGGAAACACCGTCACATCTTGAATGTTGCTCGGGCCTTAATGTTTCAGGCTCATTTACCAATTACTTTTTGGGGGGAATGTATTTTAACTGCGGCATATTTGATCAATCGTACTCCTACTCCCTTGTTGTA
Protein-coding sequences here:
- the LOC141618267 gene encoding CDGSH iron-sulfur domain-containing protein NEET, producing MACTISIVGSINGVWGNKPSFGSVQNNRRMVVVKAETINPEIRKTEDKVVDSVVVTELSKNITAYCRCWRSGTFPLCDGSHMKHNKATGDNVGPLLLKKQ